ggttgaaaagattgaagggtggagttaaggacacaaaatagatgacaaaaataaagcaaacaagaaaaacaagaggcgaagccttcaaggctcacgtaagaaatcgacaaacagtaacacaaactcaatcactccgtcacacatacacacacacacacagtaagcaaggtgaaactgtgcaagaaagcgagaccctggatctgccaattagtctcggcccgctcacaataacaatgaccgagactttcagtaattcctttgcgtgacgtctaaccctcttacgtcataatgtgacgtcttcaaatggtttctatcacacacgtcaaacactttgaccgagacgtaatcttcttatgcgagctttatccatagactcggaaatgttaaagtttctatcacacacacacgcacgcacgcacgcacgcacgcacagacagacaaagtttatcatcgcataggctacacttacgtgagccaaaaaactgTAACCAGGAAGGGTGTCGAACCCGAGTCAGCTGACCTTCAAGCTGGAGCACAAACCACTAGGCTACGACAACAACTGACAGACAGGGCTACAAAAGTGAAGGCATTTCAGGGTTACTCTGTCGTATGTGGCGTTTCTCGCGCATAAAGGTTCTGTTACCAACTCTACGGCTAAGAAAGGTTGCATTTGAAGTTAAATGTCTACTAAAATATCAAAGGAAACACCATTTCTGAACAACACATCGGTTTGCGCTCGCCTCTCGCAGTCGTTCAGGTGAAACTGAAACCAAATCGGCTTGCCTGATACAGCAGATATTTTAACACTTCCACGTCACACTGAAACACTGAGCtacagtttagtaacgtgatatgtatcgattggagattggatttcccttctttgagtcatgtgacgtcagaggccgacaaaactttataatttggcttttcaggttgaccgaaacttcaaaggaactccaaaaaaacaaacgtcatgtgtttgattgcatgtgtgtgtgctgttcaatgtcaaaacaacaacaaagtgagtacatgacgtgtgttttgtagttcctttgaagtttcggtcaacctgaaacgcccaaatatgaagcttatgtgtttgattgcatacatgtggattgcatgcatgtgtgtgtgtgctcgttcaatcgtcaaaacaacaacaaagtcataagtacctgaaaggaattcgatcgataaataaatgttatttgcgtgtttgaccaaaatatgacattttacacagatctcgacagtcattgttcacctcgaccgctagaaATTAGAAAAACAATGATTTATAATATTGTATTGGTAAATATCTGTATGGTACGCCGATGTTCGATTTGGAATTGAGGTTAAGAAATATTTTTGATTATTTGATATGATTGAAAAAGACAAataaagaaggatgctccccaccttaccccccccccccccccccccccaaacaaaaaagGCAAAACGATTcggggttgaagcagcctgcatgcaactgaggaaaaaaaaaccatacaCACCCAAAAAAATACCCCCCCAAAACAGCATTGCCGGAAATCAAAGGATAAAAAGAAATGACCACAAAGTTCTCAAAGACAGTACTTCCCGTGTACACGATTCAGATCAACATTTTTGGAGTGGAACAGGGAACAGTTTAAGCGGCACTTGACCGCGGGACCTCTTGGCACTACCGACGCTAACGGCATGAAGCCTCCGGGTAATCTTTGGACATTTGGATTGCTGTGTGTGCATCTGGTCAGCGGAGGGGGGTTGGATGTCTTAAacagggtggggagggggggggtggggaatgTCGTAAACAGGGTGAGTGGATGTCGTTAAcaatgtacactacattggggtgtgcacgttaaagatcccatgattgacaaaagggtctgtcctggcaaaattgtattggcatagataaaaatgtccaccaaaatatccgtgtgacttggaataatagaccgtgaaaagtaggatatgagccgaaatggctgcgatctgctggccgatgtaaatgcgtgatgtattgtgtaaaaaaattccatctcacacggcattaataaatccctgcgtcttgaatatgtgcgcgatataaattgcattataaacaaaataaacaaaataaaaaaatccctgcgcttagaactgtacccacggaataagcgcgatataagcctcatattgattgattgattgaacaggagggggatgtcgtaaacagggtggggggggtgtgtcGTAAACAGGGTGGGGGGATGTCGTAAAcaggatgggggaggggggtgtgtgttGTAAACAGGGTGGGGGATGTCGTAAACAGGGAGGGGGATGTCGTAAACAGGGTGAAGGGGATGTCGTAAACAGGGTGGGGGGGTGTCGTTAACATTCTGGAGGGGGAGGGATGTCGAAAACAAGGTGGGGGGATGTCGTAAACAGGGTGGGGGGATGTCGTAAACAAGGTGGGGGGGATGTCGTAAACAGGGTGGGGGGATGTCGTAAACAGGGTGGGAGATGTCGTAAACAGGGTGGGGGGGATGTCGTaaacagggtgggggggggatgtcgTAAACAGGGTGGGGGATGTCGTAAACAGGGTGGGGGATGTCGTAAACAGGGTGGGGGGATGTCGTAAACAGGGTGGGCGATGTCGTGAACAGGGTGGGAGGATGTCGTAAACAGGGTGGGGGATGTCGTAAACAGAGGGGGGATGTCGTAAACAGAGGGGGGGATGTCGTAAACAGAGGGGGGGATGTCGTAAACAGAGGGGGGGATGTCGTAAACAGAGGGGGGGATGTCGTAAACAGGGTGGGGGATGTCGTAAACAGGGTGGGggatgtcgtaaacaggggggggggatgtcgtaaacagggtggggggatgtcgtaaacaggggggggggggatgtcgtaaacaggggggggggggggggtgtccactGCGGTCCtgtcattttggcaaagcacAATATAAACCGTGGTTTTGTACACTTCAAACTTGTCACTCCTTTTTTTCTAACAAGAGTATATCAAGGAATAACagtacacaaagaaaacacacacacacacacacacacacaaacacacacacacactggcatatatacgcgggcgcacacacagaaacacacacacacacacacacacacacacacacacacacacacacgcacacacacacacacacacacacacacacacacacacacacccacacacacacacacacacacacacacacacacacgcacgcatacacacgcaatCTTTCGCAAGGGCGTGCTTATGAAATTATAGTGTTTAATTAATTTATAAGCCGACAGCGAGAGGAGCCGCGCCAGTGCACCGAGCAAGAGGCATACATACAGCAGGAAAGGTAAAAGCGTGTAGTGTTTGGCGTCTGTTCATTTTTATGTCCAATCTTTGGTCTGGTTGTCTGGCTGTTTGACTTGCAGGTTGGCTGGTTggctagagggtcccgggacgtGTTCACAATAGCTGTTTGTACAATAGCTGACGATTGTCGGTGTACATATAAAATATCGTGTTCACGCACAGTGTACTTTGTACAATAGCTGACAATTCCCGGTGTACATATAAAATTGTACAATAGCTGACGATTGCCGGTGTACATATAAAATATCGTGTTCACGCATAGTGTACTTTGTACAATAGCtgacgattgcagtctgaacaagtatctacggtacgcacgataaaggaaatgaagtacgtcccaggacccgctctgtTAAAGttcagtgcgtcccgggaccccctccagaAATGTCTAggacgtgttttcggcttctagtgcgtataggacgcagggacgcgcactttggggagccctggcAGTATTTCGCCGTACTGCATCATAAATATTGACATTTGTTGATCCCTGTGTGTTTGCTCGTTGTCGTTGTCAGTTTCAGACTGAACTGAAAACGGAAACATGTCCGAGCTTGAGAAAGAGGTCAAGAGGTTTGCCGAGACACACAATGGTGAACAAGTCTCGTCTTACCGCGCCGTTTACAACGTGGGTCGCCACGGGATTTCGACCAAGGAATCTACGGACGCGTATCACAACTGGAGCGCTACGTACGAACAGGTACAGTACTATCAGCAGCATGCACTTTCTTGACAAAACTAGCTGTAGCATAAGTATATTATCATTTGGGAAAAGTACAACGCAGCTATAAATAATACACTAGAtacattttacaaggattggcgcttgtttatatatatatgcatgttttgatgtaactCTTAGGTTCTTTTTCCTTTACATatttttgatactgcgaccaccaagccatgagcaccccccctacccccaccccctgcgTGTTGTTATTGTCCCCTTGTCTAtgtgatgtaatgtaatgtaaagtCTATACAATCATGTACAAAAAGAACTCCACAAAAGAGaatcaagaagaagaaaaacaaaaagtatATCATCTCACAAGTAGTCATCGACCATTGCTTCAGTCGACGCGCGGTCATACGTGTGCCCTTTGAACCTTCCTCACAAGCCGATCAAACTAAAACTAGAATAGGGAACTGTGGAAAATCTGTTTTCAGGATAAGTAATTTACTAGTGCAAACCTTGAATGATCCTGAGTTTCTAGcatttctgcttcttcttcttctttgttcatgggctgaaactctcacgttcactcatggttttgcacgagtggagttttacgtgtataaccgtttttatcccgccgatcagccagccatacgccgattccgggggaggcatgctgggtattttcgtgtttctaacTCTAACCcttcgaactctgacatggattacaggatcttttctgtgcgcacttggtcttgtgcttgcgtgtacgacACAAGCAGTTGTTCACATAAGTTAACTGGGGAGATTGGaataatctccacccttaacccacctggcgcagccgggattcgaacactcaaCCGATCAGGAGGCCGATGGCTTATCCActgggccactgcgcccgtctatctCTCTAGCATTACATACATAGTTTGACACTTCCTGAGAGCATTAATGATATTTTGACGTAGCGTCTCAACAGGTATACAAATTAATGTAGTTGATTAAACATTgaatttcccttctttgagccatgtgacgtcagagtccgacaaaactacacattgaggcggccagccgagactacaaaatagtgcatgttggAGTGCGTTCAATGgtaaaaactaaaaggaatgTTAACCataatcgatcgatacatacatGTTATTTAAGCGCGGTCTCGGGGGAACACtcactgtctctatctgtgtaaaatgtcatattctggtcaaaaatacaaaataacgtataatgtccGCATCTCATACGCATCTCTCTCTGCAGGATGCCGGACCGGACAAGTTCAGAGGGCCGGTCATCGCTGCAGAGTCTGTGGCCGCGTTCTACcggacacacagagacaaggtGCTCATTCTCGACGTGGCTTGCGGCACTGGCTTCGTCGGACAAGAGGTATGGTATAGTGCTAGCCTTTAAAACGCAACATATTTATCGGACAAGAGGTATGGTATAGTGCCTTCCTTTGAAACGCAACATATTTATCGGACAAGAGGTATGGTATAGTGCCTTCCTTTGAAACGCAACATATTTATCGGACAAGAGGTATGGTATAGTGCTAGCCTTTAAAACGCAACATCTTTGTCGGACAAGAGGTATGGTATAGTGCTAGCCTTTAAAACGCAACATATTTATCGGACAAGAGGTATGGTATAGTGCTAGCCTTTAAAACGCAGCATCTTTGTCGGACAAGAGGTATGGTATAGTGCTTGCCTTTGAAACGCAACATATTTATCGGACAAGAGGTATGGTATAGTGCTAGGacaaaaaaccaaccaaccatgaaaCTGTTTGTGGGTGTTTGATTTTGTAAGATCAATTGTATACACAATGTTGATTAACAAATGAATTACCGTCAAAGGCAAATACCGGTGGGAGTCGATTGCAGTCATCACAGATATTTAATTTTCTGTCATTGGCTGTACATTGAAATATGTTAATTTctttgcctgcctgcctgcctgcctgcctgcctgtctgtctgtctgttgaccTACATAACTGTGCAAAGAGTTTCAACGTTTGTTGTTCTTCTCGCAAACAGCTGCAGAAACGAGGTTTCAAGCAAATGGATGGCCTTGACCCCTGCTCCAGCTTGCTAGAAAAGGCTCGTGCCAAGAACATCTACAGGAAAGAGTTCTGCTGCTACCTCAACGACAAACCGCTCCCtatagaagacagtgagtatatgacacggtgacactcagtagtctcccttttgattgttggtatgtggtaTATCTGTTGGTTATAGAAActcgaaaatacccagcatacttcccccgaaatcggcgtatgctgccataatggcggggtcaaaacggtcatacacgtaaaaatccactcgtgcaaaaacataagtgaacgtgggagtttcagcccatgaacgaagaagaagaagaagaagaagaagaagaagaagaagaagaagaagaagaagaagaagaagaagaagaagaagagtactgGAGGGCTTGCAGGCTACAGTGTCCATGCATTAATGAGATACGACACCGATTGAACAAATCAAAACGTCTATTCTGAACCCTctgcccctctccccccc
This genomic interval from Littorina saxatilis isolate snail1 unplaced genomic scaffold, US_GU_Lsax_2.0 scaffold_463, whole genome shotgun sequence contains the following:
- the LOC138954605 gene encoding methyltransferase-like protein 27; translation: MSELEKEVKRFAETHNGEQVSSYRAVYNVGRHGISTKESTDAYHNWSATYEQDAGPDKFRGPVIAAESVAAFYRTHRDKVLILDVACGTGFVGQELQKRGFKQMDGLDPCSSLLEKARAKNIYRKEFCCYLNDKPLPIEDNTYDCAVLSGGMMEGHVPCSGLYQLARVVKPGGLVCIVMREEFLEHVQEYRDNLEPVITDLESRAIWRLASRTVVPNYFLDKNGVVFNFVKC